CATTATTGACCAGTAGATCTACCGGGCCAAACCGCTCAACGGCGCTGTCAACCGCTGCCTGGAATGAAGCCTGATTTGTAACATCGACTTTTGCACAAATGCAGTTTGGCAGGTCCAGGGCTTCAAGTCTTTCCAGCCGTCTGGCAAGCAATAACAGCGGATGCCCCTGGGCACTCAGTTGTCTGGCCAATGCTTCGCCTATGCCTGAACTGGCGCCTGTGATCACAACTAAATTTTTCATTTTCACCCCTTAAAGCTATGTGTTTTGTTGGTGTCTTCACTGTGACGCTATGATAGTGAACGATTTGTTGCGGATATATGCGCTTTTGTCTACATCAGTTGTGACTCTCAGGAAACAATCATAAAAGTATCTGATAATCAGTTTGTTAGACTGCATTCTTCATCCTGTAAGCGGGTTTTTATTAAGGAATTATTGATTGCTACTACTTAATAATTGATAATTTTGTTTACTAATAATTGACAATGAACTTGGTCATGAATAAGAAGATCAGCCTTTCCGATATTCGGACATTTGTTGTCCTTGCCGAGTGCGGCAGCTTTACCCGGGCCGCCGAAGCCCTGATGTGCTCCCGCTCGCATATTTCAAAGCAGCTGGCACAGCTTGAGTCTGATCTTGGGGTTACCCTGTTAACCCGCACCACCAGAACCCAGAAACTCACCCCCCAGGGAGAAGTTTTTTTTGAACGTTGCCAAAGATCATTGCAGAGTATCGATAGCGCGGTCGACAGTGTGCTGGAGAGCTCCGAAGCGCTGCAGGGGCAGATCAAGATTAACTGTGTCGGGGGGCAAATAGGGGAAGACATAGTTGCCCCCCTGGTTAACGACTTTATGGTAAAAAATCCCCAGCTCAGTGTCGAACTGGACTTTAGCAGCCGGCGGGTGGATTTAGTCTCGGGGGAGTTTGATTTTGTTTTTCGCATGGGGGAGCTGGATGATTCCGCGTTAATCGCGAGAAAGCTGACCGATATCCATATAGATACCTTAGCCAGCCCGGCCTATATCGAACGATATGGCTGGCCTGCGGATCCCAAAGCGCTAAAGCACCACAGATGTATTGTCGGTAGTATGCATCACTGGACCTTTGTTGACTTACGCAACGGTAAAAGGCTTGAACTGCCGGTAAATGCAAGCTTAAGGTGTAAAAACGGGCGGGTTATGATTTCGTCTGCGTTGGCGGGTAACGGCATTATCAGGGTGCCTGAGCTGTATTGCCAAAAAGAGCTTAAACAAGGCAAACTTGTGCCTGTGTTTAACGACTGGAAGGTGCAGTCGACGCCCTTTAATTTGGTTTACCTGAAAGATAAGCACCAGCCTTTGCGGCTGCGGACGTTTAAAGATTTTGTTGTCAGTGAGTTTGCCGCTTATATGCCGGGATAAGTTGTTTACGTAGCAGGCTGTAGTGAGTTCAGCCCTGTAAGAGAAAAGGTTTATTGCTTGTTAAAACAAGTGCAATAAACCTTTTATAACCTGTTATTGGCGGGGTTAGTAAATCAGGCCGCCGCTTTTAACCTTAGCGGGATCGATTCTTGACGGAGTAACGCTGCCGTCAACCAGTCCCTGAGTGCCTGAGGCCAGGGTCTGGATCACTTTAAACATGGAATCGAGATCCAGGCTGGCAAGGTCATCCGTTACCTGGTGGTAATGCTGGTCTTTGTCAAGTTGGGTGCTGCTGAAGCTGTGGGCCGGCACCCCTAAGCGGGCCAGGGTGGCATTATCCGAGCGGTAAAATAAGCCCTGCTCGGGATATGGATCCTGATGGATTTTGTGTTTTTCTTCCTTGATTTGTTTGTTTAACTGCGCTCCCAAATCAGAGCGTTCCATGCCCGTCATCCACACCGTACCCGGGCCGAATTTGGAAGGTTTGCCGATCATCTCTATATTGATCATTGCCACCACCTGCTCCGGGTTCAGTTGCTTGGAAAAGGCTTTTGAGCCGAAACCGCCAATTTCTTCGGCGGTAAAGGCGGTGAACATCAAGGTTCTGGCATTGTTATTCTGCTCGGCAAAATGCTGGGCCAGGTTGATTATGGCCGTGGTGCCGGAGGCATCGTCGTCGGCGCCGTTGTAGATAATGTCTTCTTTACTTTCTCCTTCGCCGTGAACGCCTATATGGTCATAATGGGCGGAGTAGAGCACTATCTCTTCCGGTTTGCTTTTACCCGGCAATATCCCGGCGACATTGGTGAGCCGCTGTTTCTTGGTGTCTGTTGTGCCTGTGATATCCAGGCTGTCAAGCTCGCTGATATCGGTAAGGGCAATGACTATCGCCCCCTGATGGCCCAGCTCAAGTTTGGTTAGCCCCCGGCTAAAATAATGCCGGTAGCGTTTGAACAAGTCCTGGTGGCTGGGATGCAACAGCACCAGGTGCTGACCTCCCTGCTGGTTTAACCCCCTGACAACTTCGCGGAGGTTGTCTTTTTCACCGACGACATGGGTTTTTACCGCATTTTTTTGCTGCCAGGTAAAGGTTTCCATGGAGCTGGCCATGGTCAGGTTTTCTTTATCTATCTCCTGGCCATTTAACCTGACCTTCAGAGATATCGGCGTAATGCTGTAAATGGAAAAGCTTTGCTGGAAGCTTTTGTTGCCCGCCATGGGGCTTAGGCCAACCTCGCTAAAACGCCGGCTGATGTAGTCGGCAGCCTGGTCGATTTCTTTGGAAAAGCTCGCCCGGCCCTTAAGCTCGTCGCTGGCCAGGTAAGTAATATCTTTGGTCATGCTGTCCATAGACAGTTTTGCTATGCCCTGGCTAAGGGGCATCAGGGCTAAACCCGCGGCTATTGCCAGGGATAATAGTTTTTTATTCTGGGTCATATTCGTTGATATCCTTTGGACCATTTACCGGTTCTTATTGTTATTGACAGTTTACTATTGTGTAAGTCGGCCGAGATTGCAATAGCGAAAAGGTAACAGCTTTTTACCGGAACCTTTTCGCCGGGGTTGGCAGGTAGAGGGGAGTTATAGCAGCTTTTTCGTTTCAACCAGCACAGTTTCATCGCCGGAGGTCAGCCATAGCTGGCCGTCCTGGATACTGCATTGAAATTCCATGGTGCGGCTGACTAACTTGGTGAGGGCGTCGGTAGTGGCGACATCAAACTGTTCTATGGATAATTTGTCGAACTGGCGCATTTTACCGGCCACCTGCGACCACCAGGTATCAACACTGCTGCCGTAACAATAAAGTTTTACTTCGTTCGCGCGGTTACAGGCTTTCTTGATTCTTTTGCTGTCCACCTGGCCCAGCTCTATCCAAAGCTCGATATCTTCGGCGTAATTTATCTGCCATAAGGCGGCTTCGTCTTCGTCGCTTACCCCCTTACCGAACTGCAGATCTTCATGGGCGTTTAAGATAAAGGCGACGATACGCACCATCATTCTCAGGTCGGTTTCTGACGGATGTTGGGCAATGGTGAGTTGTAAGGTATCGTAATAATTACGATCCATATCGGAAAGTTGGATATTGGCTTTAAAAATTGTTGCTTTAAGGGCCATATTTACTGCTGCTTAGCTGGTTGTTAGCTCGTTAATATTTAGGTGCCGGTATACTACCTCTTACTATAGCACCCGGCCAGCAATACTCATGATATTGATTAAATTGTGCATTTTAATAATAAGGACTATCTGTCCAGCTTTGTTGCCACTTAGAGTAATTGTTGCCGATAGAAGGTAAGGATAGGCGTATTTGTCTCATGATTGCACTTGGCAAGTTTTCAATGTTATTGTGGGAGTAAATTTATTTTAAGGATACTTCTTATGTCAATTCAGTCTTTTATTCCTCCCCAACGGACGTTAATGGGGCCGGGCCCTTCCGATGTTAATCCGCGTATTTTATCTGCCCTTGCCAGGCCTACGGTGGGGCATTTAGATCCCGCTTTTACCGGTATGATGGATGAAGTTAAATCCTTATTGCAATATGCCTTTCAAACGGAAAATGCCTTTACCATTGCGGTATCCGCGCCGGGCTCTGCCGGGATGGAAGCCTGTTTTGTGAATCTGCTGACGCCTGAAGATACCGTTGTTGTCTGCCGTAACGGGGTGTTTGGCGCACGTATGATAGAAAATGTTCAAAGGGTTGGCGCCAAGTTGATTATTGTTGACAGCCCCTGGGGCAGGGCGGTGGATCCGCAGCAGCTGGAAGATACTTTAAAGCAAAATCCGGAGGCGAACTTTGTTGCTTTCGTGCATGCGGAAACGTCAACCGGTGCCTTATCCGATGCCAAAACCCTGTGTGAAATCGCCAGGGCCCATGATTGCCTGACCATAGTCGATGCGGTAACTTCCCTTGGCGGTGTTGAGCTGAAAGTGGATGACTGGGGCATAGATGCCATTTATTCCGGTAGCCAGAAATGCCTGTCCTGTGTGCCGGGCTTGTCGCCGGTGAGTTTCAGCGAGCGGGCCACAGACGTGATTAAAAACCGTAAAACCCCGGTACAGAGCTGGTTCCTGGATCAGTCGCTGGTGATGGGTTACTGGTCCGGTGAAGGCAAACGTTCTTACCACCATACCGCACCGGTGAACTCCCTTTATGCCCTGCACGAAGCCCTGGTGATTTTGCAGCAGGAAGGGCTGGAGCAGAGTTGGGCCAGACATAAGGCGCAGCACCAGAAGCTGGCCGGCGGCCTGCAGAAACTGGGTCTGGAGTTTATCGTACCGGCAGCCGAGCGTTTGCCTCAGCTTAATTCCGTGTATATTCCCAAAGGTGTGGACGATGCAGCGGTGCGTAACTACTTGCTTAATGAATATAACCTGGAAATAGGCGCCGGTTTAGGGGACTTTGCCGGTTCGGCCTGGCGTATCGGTTTGATGGGCTATGCGGCAAGAAGTGAAAATGTGGCTTTGTGCCTGAGCGCGTTGGAAGATGCCTTAGGACGTTTTTCAACTTAAGAGATATGAGAGAAATTAAAGGGGGTTAAGCATCTATGCTTAACCCCCTTTTATATACAGGAAGTATGGTATGCCGCGATGCCATGGACGGCAAAGAGCGGCGATATACTGGATGATGTCACGGGTGACACGGCTATGGTTTACCAGCTACCGGTATTTTCCATGCTCAACCAGGGCTCCTGAGGCGGTAAAGCGCCGCCTTTTTGCAACAGCTCTATCGAGATACCGTCGGGAGACTTAACAAAGGCCATATGGCCGCAACGGGGTGGGCGGTTGATCACTACGCCGGCCTGTTGTAGTTTTTCACACAGCTGATAGATATTGTCTACCTCAAAGGCCAGGTGGCCAAAATTACGCCCTTCGCTATATTGTTCTGTTTCTTCCCAGTTATGGGTCAGTTCCACTTCCGGTGCGCCGGGCTCGGTAGCCAGGTAAATCAGGGTAAATTTCCCTTTGGGATAATCGGTGCGTTTAGTTTCCACTAACCCCAGCTTATTGACATAAAAGTCGAGGGAGGCATCGAGATCCAGCACCCGTACCATGGCGTGTAAATATTTCATTGTAAGCGTTGACCTTCTTGGTTTTTATCTTTTGGTATTGGCGGGCTGATTAAAGTTCGGTTTTTTCTTTAAATTCGCACAAGTCTTCGATAATGCAGGAGCCGCACTTGGGCTTGCGGGCAACGCAGGTATATCTGCCGTGTAATATCAGCCAGTGGTGCACATCCACTTTGAATTCTTTCGGCACCACTTTCAGCAGCTTCTGCTCTACCAGGTCGACATTTTTTCCCATGGCGAATTTAGTGCGGTTGCTGACCCTGAATATATGGGTATCCACGGCTATGGTCGGCCAGCCAAAGGCGGTGTTTAACACGACGTTGGCGGTCTTTCGGCCGACACCGGGCAGGGCTTCGAGCGCTTCGCGGTTTTCCGGTACTTCGCCGCCGTGTAAGTCCACCAGCATCTGGCAGGTTTTCATGGTGTTGACTGCCTTGGTATTAAACAGGCCTATGGTTTTGATGTAGGATTTCAGTCCTTCCAGGCCGAGATCTAAAATCGCCTGGGGGGTATTGGCTACCGGGAATAACTTGTCGGTGGCTTTGTTGACGCCGACATCGGTTGCCTGTGCCGACAATAATACCGCAATCAGCAATTCGAACGGGCTGGAGAAATTCAGCTCAGTGGTGGGGTGGGGATTGTCGTCCCGCAACCGGGTCAGTATTTCCAGGCGTTTTTCTTTATTCATAGTGATTTTCTTTTTATATCTCGTCTCTCAGGTCAGTGAAGGCTTACTGGGCGTCAAAGTTGACCCTGACCCTCTCAATGGTTTTTTCTTCCTGCTGCGGCTGGGCCTGGGCAATTTTCGCATCTATCATGTTTTTCACCGCGATTAAAAAGCCCATGGCGATAAAGGCCCCCGGAGGCAAGATTGCCAGTAAGAACTGACTGTCGAGGTTGTAGACCTCAATGCGTAAATCGGTGGCCCATTCTCCCAACAGTAAATTAGCACCGTCAAACAAGGTGCCTTGGCCAAGGACTTCCCTGATCGCCCCTAAGGCCAAGAGTACGAAGGCAAAGCCGGTACCCATCATCAGGCCGTCAAAACCGGCCTGTTTTACCGGGTTTTTCGAGGCATAAGCTTCAGCCCGGCCGATAATGGCGCAGTTGGTGACGATCAAAGGTAAAAACAGCCCCAGGGACTGGTAGATGCCATAAGTAAAGGCGTTCATCAGTAACTGTACGCAGGTAACAAAGGCGGCAATTATCATCACAAAAATCGGGATGCGGATTTCTTTCGGCACCCACTGGCGGATGGCGGAAACTGTGATGTTGGAGCCGACAAGCACCAGCAGGGTCGCCAGGCCAAGCCCAAGGGCGTTGGTGACGGTGGAGGTTACCGCCAGCAGCGGGCATAAACCCAGCAACTGCACCAGGCCGGGGTTGTTTTTCCACAGTCCCTGCCAGGCAAGTTCTTTGTATTCGTTGTTCATTAGCTATCCCCCCGGCTGCTTTCGGATTCCTGGCTTTTACTCAGGCTGTAGCCCTGTCCTTCATCACGGCAGGCGCCGTTAAGGTTTTCCCCTTCACCGGCAAATAAGGCCTGCTGGTGTTTGTTAAAGTAGCTGACGGTTTGTTTTACCGCATTAACTACCGCCCTGGGCGTAATGGTGGCGCCGGTAAACTGGTCAAACATGCCGTTGTCTTTGGTGACGGCCCAGCGGCTGTCTTTTTCATCGCGTAACACCTTGCCGTTAAAGCTGGTGATCCAATCGCTCTTCCTGATTTCAATCTTATCCCCCAGCCCTGGGGTTTCATTGTGCTTTAACTGGCGCACACCGCTTACCGAACCGTCGGTATTGACGGCGACGATCAACTCGATATTACCGTTATACCCGTCGGGGGCGACGCTACTAATGGCGGCGGCAACCGGCTGGCCGTTGAGGCGGGCCAGGTAAACGGTTTGCGGCTCAGTGCTGCCGAGCAGGGGGTCTGTCACCAGGCGGCAGTCATTGGCCAGATCATTGTTCAGGCGTCCAGGTTCGATAATGCTGTGCAAAATCGTCAGCAGGTGCTGTTGCTGCTGGGTCTGGATATGCCCTTTGGTTAATTCATTGACCAGGCCGACAACGGCGGTGCAGGCAATGGCGAACAGGGCCAGGATTTTACTGTTTTTCTGGATGGCGATACGCATTACTTGCTTCCTGTGTGGTGGCCATAAGTGCGGGGGCGGGTGTACTGGTCGATCAGCGGCGCCGACATATTACACAGCAATACCGCAAAGGCGACCGCATCCGGGTAACCGCCGAATTTTCGGATCAGATATACCAGCAGCCCCGCCAGTGCAGCAAGCAGGATACGGCCTTTGGCGCTGGTGGCGCCGGAGACGGGGTCGGTAAGGATAAAGAAAGCCCCGAGCATGCAGGCGCCGTTAAACCAGTGAAACATAGTAGATGCGCTGCTGTCCGGGCTGATCAGAAAGGCGATCAGCGAACAGATAAATAAGCTGGCTAAAAAGCTTGCCGGGGTGACCCAGTCAATGGCTTTTTTGGCGATTAAGAACAGGCCGCCGATTAAAAAGCCGAAGTTGACCCATTCCCAGCCGACACCGAAATAATCGCCGAATACGGGGGATTGCAGGCTTTCGGTGACCGTCAGTCCCAAAGTGGTGTTGGTTTTCAGGGTATCCAGCGGCGTGGCCATGGTAAAACCGTCGATATGGGTACGCAGCTGATCCGGGGAAAAACCTTCGGCGGTAAAACCGGTAAATATGGTGCTTAAGGTATTGCTGAAGGTCAGCTCCATGCTCATCAGGCTCAGCGGCGGCTGCCATAAGGTCATTTGCACCGGGAAGGAGATGAGCAGCATCACATAGGCGGCCATTGCCGGGTTAAAGGGATTATGCCCCAAACCGCCATAGAGCTGCTTGACCACGACTATGGCAAACACGGCGCCGAGCACGGAAATCCACCAGGGGGCTAGGGCCGGCAGGCTGATGCCGATCAGCACCGCCGTTAATACGGCGCTGCCGTCAAACAGCTGTTTCTTGATGTTTTTATCCCGCAGCGCCAGTACGGCAAATTCGGCGATAAAGGCGCTGACAATCGCCAGGGCGATATGTATCAGGTTGCCCCAGCCGAAAAAATACCACTGGGCGAAGATGCCGGGCAAGGTGGCGTAAATCACCAGGCGCATCAGTGCCGAGGTTTTGTTTTGTATATGGTTGTGAGGCGAGCTCGCTATCCAAAAGGCCATAGTATTATTCTGACTCTAACTGTTGTTGTTCTTTTGCCTCGGCCCTGGCCTTAGCTTTTTCTTTGGCTTTCGCCTTTGCCTTAGCTTTGGCTTTCGCCACAGCGGCGGCAATGCGCTGAGCTTTTTGATCTTCCGGCTTTGCCTCGTCGGAAGTGTCGGCTGAGGCATCGGTATTGCTCTCATCCGAAGCCGGTGTATCTTCTATATCGACCTCCTGGTCTTGCAGGGTTTTGGCAGCCGGTGCACTTGGCTCACTGGTCGCTTCAGCCTCGCTTTTCGCCTGGGCTTTTGCTTTGGCCTTGGCTCTGGCTTTTTCTTTTGCCTTGGCAACCGCTGCCTGAATCTTCTCTTGTTTACTGGATTCGGCAGTGTCAGCTGTATCCGTGTCCGTCATTTGGGATTCAGTGTTGTCGTCTTCTGCTGCCCGGGCTTCATCAGGAGTGTCTTTATCCTGATTGCTTGAACTGTTGTCTTCAAGTTCACCCTGGCCTGGCTCAGCCGCTTTTTGGGCGCTGAGTTTTTTCGCCTTGGCCCTGGCGATGGCAGCGGCAATTTTTTGCTTTTTATCTAAGGCTTTATCTTCGGCATTGTCCTGGACATTGTCTTGGTTATGGCCTTCAGCATTGCTGCTGTCGCTATCTTGCATCGTGTCTGTTTGAGTTTCTTGTCTTACCTCTTCCTCAGCTGCGTGCTCTTGCTTTTGTCCCGACTCGGACTCAGCTTTGGCCATGGCGGCCTGTTTTTTGGCTTTCGCCCGGGCGATGGCAGCGGCCACCTGGCTTTTCTGGTCGGCTCTTGGGTCCTGTCCCGTGTTCGTGGCGTTAGCACTTACTTCATTCGTACTCGGGCTGTTTGTTTCCGTTTCTGGCGGTTTGCCTTGAGTATTATCGCTGTCGGCTGCCTGGGCTTTTTTCGCTTTAACGCGGGCCAGGGCCGCAGCTACGGCAGACTTGGCGCTCTGGGCTTCCTGTGTCGGCTGGTTCATGGCGGCGCGGCGGGCTTCTGCTGCTTTTCTGTGTTTCTCTTCTCGGGCTTTTTTCTCCCTTTCCAGGCGGGCTTTACGGGCTTCAAAGCGGTCTTTGGCTTTTTCCGCCTTTAATTCCTGCACCTGCAGCTGGCGGATTTCCGCCTTGGCGACCCGGTAATACTGTACCAGGGGGATCTGGCTTGGACAGACATAGGCGCAGGCGCCGCAGTCGATGCAGTCAAACAGGTTCAGTTTTTGCAGTTGATCATAATCTTTTGCCTTGGCGCTCCATTGCAGTTCCTGCGGCAGCAGCTGGCTCGGACAGACTTCGGCGCACTGGCCGCAGCGGATACATTCCACTTCTTTACTGTCGGCGGGAATTTCACTTTCTTCGGGGGCCAGCAAACAGTTGGTGATTTTAACGATCGGCACTTGGGTACTGGGCAGGCTAAAGCCCATCATGGGGCCGCCCATGATCAGATGCCGGCGTTTGCCCGGCTGATAGCCGCATTGCTCCAGCAAGTATTCCACCGGGGTACCTAGCAGGGCCCAGACGTTTCTGGGTTTGCTCAGCGCCCGGCCGCTGACGGTCACCACCCGGCGGATCAACGGGGTATCGTTCAGCACGGCCTCGGCGATGGCGAAGCAGGTGGCAATGTTTTGCATTACTATGCCTAAACTGATGGGCAAGATGCCGCTGGGCACTTCCTGGCCGGTTAGTACCTTGATCAGCTGCTTTTCACCACCGGCAGGATACTTGGTGGGAATAACGCAGATCTTGACCTTGTCGTAACTTTTGGTGGCCTGGCGCAGCGCCTCTATCGCTTCGGGCTTATTATCTTCGATACCTATCAGGATAAAAGCCGGCAGCAACAGGTGATCCAGGATCTTGATGCCGTCAACTATGGCTTCGCTGTGCTCGCGGATCAGCAGGTCATCGGCGGTGATATAAGGTTCACATTCGGCGGCATTAATGATCAGGTAATTAATTTCCGGCTTATTATTGACCT
This genomic window from Thalassomonas viridans contains:
- the nth gene encoding endonuclease III, with amino-acid sequence MNKEKRLEILTRLRDDNPHPTTELNFSSPFELLIAVLLSAQATDVGVNKATDKLFPVANTPQAILDLGLEGLKSYIKTIGLFNTKAVNTMKTCQMLVDLHGGEVPENREALEALPGVGRKTANVVLNTAFGWPTIAVDTHIFRVSNRTKFAMGKNVDLVEQKLLKVVPKEFKVDVHHWLILHGRYTCVARKPKCGSCIIEDLCEFKEKTEL
- a CDS encoding electron transport complex subunit E, giving the protein MNNEYKELAWQGLWKNNPGLVQLLGLCPLLAVTSTVTNALGLGLATLLVLVGSNITVSAIRQWVPKEIRIPIFVMIIAAFVTCVQLLMNAFTYGIYQSLGLFLPLIVTNCAIIGRAEAYASKNPVKQAGFDGLMMGTGFAFVLLALGAIREVLGQGTLFDGANLLLGEWATDLRIEVYNLDSQFLLAILPPGAFIAMGFLIAVKNMIDAKIAQAQPQQEEKTIERVRVNFDAQ
- the rsxD gene encoding electron transport complex subunit RsxD, with product MAFWIASSPHNHIQNKTSALMRLVIYATLPGIFAQWYFFGWGNLIHIALAIVSAFIAEFAVLALRDKNIKKQLFDGSAVLTAVLIGISLPALAPWWISVLGAVFAIVVVKQLYGGLGHNPFNPAMAAYVMLLISFPVQMTLWQPPLSLMSMELTFSNTLSTIFTGFTAEGFSPDQLRTHIDGFTMATPLDTLKTNTTLGLTVTESLQSPVFGDYFGVGWEWVNFGFLIGGLFLIAKKAIDWVTPASFLASLFICSLIAFLISPDSSASTMFHWFNGACMLGAFFILTDPVSGATSAKGRILLAALAGLLVYLIRKFGGYPDAVAFAVLLCNMSAPLIDQYTRPRTYGHHTGSK
- a CDS encoding LysR family transcriptional regulator, whose amino-acid sequence is MNKKISLSDIRTFVVLAECGSFTRAAEALMCSRSHISKQLAQLESDLGVTLLTRTTRTQKLTPQGEVFFERCQRSLQSIDSAVDSVLESSEALQGQIKINCVGGQIGEDIVAPLVNDFMVKNPQLSVELDFSSRRVDLVSGEFDFVFRMGELDDSALIARKLTDIHIDTLASPAYIERYGWPADPKALKHHRCIVGSMHHWTFVDLRNGKRLELPVNASLRCKNGRVMISSALAGNGIIRVPELYCQKELKQGKLVPVFNDWKVQSTPFNLVYLKDKHQPLRLRTFKDFVVSEFAAYMPG
- the rsxG gene encoding electron transport complex subunit RsxG codes for the protein MRIAIQKNSKILALFAIACTAVVGLVNELTKGHIQTQQQQHLLTILHSIIEPGRLNNDLANDCRLVTDPLLGSTEPQTVYLARLNGQPVAAAISSVAPDGYNGNIELIVAVNTDGSVSGVRQLKHNETPGLGDKIEIRKSDWITSFNGKVLRDEKDSRWAVTKDNGMFDQFTGATITPRAVVNAVKQTVSYFNKHQQALFAGEGENLNGACRDEGQGYSLSKSQESESSRGDS
- a CDS encoding pyridoxal-phosphate-dependent aminotransferase family protein gives rise to the protein MSIQSFIPPQRTLMGPGPSDVNPRILSALARPTVGHLDPAFTGMMDEVKSLLQYAFQTENAFTIAVSAPGSAGMEACFVNLLTPEDTVVVCRNGVFGARMIENVQRVGAKLIIVDSPWGRAVDPQQLEDTLKQNPEANFVAFVHAETSTGALSDAKTLCEIARAHDCLTIVDAVTSLGGVELKVDDWGIDAIYSGSQKCLSCVPGLSPVSFSERATDVIKNRKTPVQSWFLDQSLVMGYWSGEGKRSYHHTAPVNSLYALHEALVILQQEGLEQSWARHKAQHQKLAGGLQKLGLEFIVPAAERLPQLNSVYIPKGVDDAAVRNYLLNEYNLEIGAGLGDFAGSAWRIGLMGYAARSENVALCLSALEDALGRFST
- a CDS encoding M20/M25/M40 family metallo-hydrolase — protein: MTQNKKLLSLAIAAGLALMPLSQGIAKLSMDSMTKDITYLASDELKGRASFSKEIDQAADYISRRFSEVGLSPMAGNKSFQQSFSIYSITPISLKVRLNGQEIDKENLTMASSMETFTWQQKNAVKTHVVGEKDNLREVVRGLNQQGGQHLVLLHPSHQDLFKRYRHYFSRGLTKLELGHQGAIVIALTDISELDSLDITGTTDTKKQRLTNVAGILPGKSKPEEIVLYSAHYDHIGVHGEGESKEDIIYNGADDDASGTTAIINLAQHFAEQNNNARTLMFTAFTAEEIGGFGSKAFSKQLNPEQVVAMINIEMIGKPSKFGPGTVWMTGMERSDLGAQLNKQIKEEKHKIHQDPYPEQGLFYRSDNATLARLGVPAHSFSSTQLDKDQHYHQVTDDLASLDLDSMFKVIQTLASGTQGLVDGSVTPSRIDPAKVKSGGLIY
- a CDS encoding YaeQ family protein, with the translated sequence MALKATIFKANIQLSDMDRNYYDTLQLTIAQHPSETDLRMMVRIVAFILNAHEDLQFGKGVSDEDEAALWQINYAEDIELWIELGQVDSKRIKKACNRANEVKLYCYGSSVDTWWSQVAGKMRQFDKLSIEQFDVATTDALTKLVSRTMEFQCSIQDGQLWLTSGDETVLVETKKLL
- a CDS encoding VOC family protein; translation: MKYLHAMVRVLDLDASLDFYVNKLGLVETKRTDYPKGKFTLIYLATEPGAPEVELTHNWEETEQYSEGRNFGHLAFEVDNIYQLCEKLQQAGVVINRPPRCGHMAFVKSPDGISIELLQKGGALPPQEPWLSMENTGSW
- the rsxC gene encoding electron transport complex subunit RsxC; this encodes MESVIERIERGHFWKFHGGIHPPEQKFLTNDKPIRHLPLPKQLIIPLRQHIGNGGELIVAVGDKVLKGQPLTQNSAPMTLPVHAPTSGTITAIKDSVIAHPSGLSEPCIFITPDGEDRWRERQVCDDFHSLSRQEIVKKIARAGIAGMGGAGFPTHIKVNNKPEINYLIINAAECEPYITADDLLIREHSEAIVDGIKILDHLLLPAFILIGIEDNKPEAIEALRQATKSYDKVKICVIPTKYPAGGEKQLIKVLTGQEVPSGILPISLGIVMQNIATCFAIAEAVLNDTPLIRRVVTVSGRALSKPRNVWALLGTPVEYLLEQCGYQPGKRRHLIMGGPMMGFSLPSTQVPIVKITNCLLAPEESEIPADSKEVECIRCGQCAEVCPSQLLPQELQWSAKAKDYDQLQKLNLFDCIDCGACAYVCPSQIPLVQYYRVAKAEIRQLQVQELKAEKAKDRFEARKARLEREKKAREEKHRKAAEARRAAMNQPTQEAQSAKSAVAAALARVKAKKAQAADSDNTQGKPPETETNSPSTNEVSANATNTGQDPRADQKSQVAAAIARAKAKKQAAMAKAESESGQKQEHAAEEEVRQETQTDTMQDSDSSNAEGHNQDNVQDNAEDKALDKKQKIAAAIARAKAKKLSAQKAAEPGQGELEDNSSSNQDKDTPDEARAAEDDNTESQMTDTDTADTAESSKQEKIQAAVAKAKEKARAKAKAKAQAKSEAEATSEPSAPAAKTLQDQEVDIEDTPASDESNTDASADTSDEAKPEDQKAQRIAAAVAKAKAKAKAKAKEKAKARAEAKEQQQLESE